One Desulfovibrio fairfieldensis genomic window carries:
- a CDS encoding flavodoxin family protein has translation MKVLLINGSPHPKGCTYTALSTVAKQLEKHGLSTQMLHIGHKAVRGCIACGKCAETGRCIFTDDPVNEGIDLLRESDALVVGSPVYYAGPNATLCAFLDRVFYMKSAPYAFKPAAAVVSCRRGGASASFDRLNKYFTIARMPVVSSQYWNSIHGNTAEQALQDKEGLQIMRTLGDNMAWLVKCIAAGKAAGIDHPTPEPWEATNFIR, from the coding sequence ATGAAGGTTCTTTTGATCAACGGCAGTCCGCACCCCAAGGGCTGTACCTATACGGCCCTGTCAACGGTGGCGAAGCAGCTGGAAAAACACGGCCTTTCCACCCAAATGCTCCACATCGGGCATAAAGCCGTGCGCGGCTGCATCGCCTGCGGCAAATGCGCGGAGACCGGACGCTGTATTTTTACGGACGATCCCGTCAATGAGGGTATTGACCTGTTGCGCGAGTCCGACGCCCTGGTGGTGGGTTCGCCGGTCTATTACGCCGGGCCCAACGCCACCCTGTGCGCCTTTCTGGACCGGGTGTTCTACATGAAATCCGCGCCGTACGCCTTTAAGCCCGCGGCTGCCGTGGTCAGCTGCCGCCGGGGCGGGGCCAGCGCCTCTTTCGACCGGTTGAACAAATACTTCACCATCGCCCGCATGCCCGTGGTCTCTTCCCAATACTGGAACTCCATCCACGGCAATACGGCGGAACAGGCTCTCCAGGACAAGGAAGGCCTCCAGATCATGCGCACTTTAGGCGACAACATGGCCTGGCTGGTCAAATGCATTGCCGCGGGCAAGGCCGCCGGGATCGACCATCCCACGCCGGAACCCTGGGAAGCCACCAACTTCATTCGCTGA
- a CDS encoding WcbI family polysaccharide biosynthesis putative acetyltransferase — MTLRSADAMPQALCLLHANCQGDALRPLLETAPAFARHFHIRQYLNYTRQSIAEADLEQCALFLYQRLAPRWGTLSTEQMLPRLPAACPRIEIPNLFFKGYWPFWTNAAQGIDFADSLLERLLSQGLAPEEALNLYLRGDPALLGDVAAVAEASLAREEGKEADALIRCAPLVRERWREEQLFITVNHPGRSLLFHVADSLLRLLGLGGLPEETRRAYIHPQEDFWLPIHPALGPLLGLPFAHRDRRYPAFAARLTHREYTSCYLACRRHGVDDLLTLLRNLPPGCAKRTA, encoded by the coding sequence GTGACCCTCCGGTCCGCTGATGCCATGCCCCAGGCCCTCTGCCTCCTGCACGCCAACTGCCAGGGCGACGCCCTGCGCCCCCTGCTGGAAACCGCCCCGGCGTTCGCCCGGCATTTCCACATCCGGCAATATCTAAACTACACCCGCCAAAGCATCGCCGAAGCGGATCTGGAACAATGCGCGCTCTTTCTGTATCAGCGTCTGGCCCCGCGCTGGGGTACGCTGTCCACGGAGCAGATGCTGCCGCGCCTGCCCGCCGCCTGCCCGCGTATTGAAATTCCCAACCTTTTTTTCAAGGGCTACTGGCCGTTCTGGACCAATGCGGCACAGGGCATCGACTTTGCCGACAGCCTGCTGGAACGCTTGCTGTCTCAGGGCCTTGCGCCCGAAGAAGCCCTGAACCTCTATCTGCGCGGCGATCCGGCCCTGTTGGGCGATGTGGCCGCCGTGGCCGAAGCATCCCTGGCGCGGGAGGAAGGCAAGGAGGCGGATGCTCTTATTCGTTGCGCCCCCCTCGTGCGTGAACGCTGGCGTGAGGAACAGCTCTTCATCACCGTCAACCATCCGGGCAGAAGCCTGCTTTTTCATGTGGCGGACAGCCTGTTGCGCCTGCTGGGCCTGGGCGGCCTGCCGGAAGAAACACGCCGCGCCTACATCCATCCGCAGGAAGATTTCTGGCTGCCCATTCACCCCGCGCTGGGACCGTTGCTGGGCCTGCCCTTTGCCCACCGCGACCGGCGATACCCGGCCTTCGCCGCCCGGCTTACCCATCGGGAATACACTTCCTGCTATCTGGCCTGCCGCCGCCACGGGGTGGACGACCTGCTGACCCTGCTGCGCAACCTGCCGCCCGGATGCGCCAAGCGGACGGCCTGA
- a CDS encoding 6-pyruvoyl trahydropterin synthase family protein has product MTVRHCWRLTVRDEFSAGHALRHYQGKCERLHGHNFGVELCVEGRDLTPGTELLLDFKVLKTALKDALRELDHCVLNDTPPFDRINPSSENLSRHIWRNVAARLAESPDPQARAVRLVSVSVSEKGSQSATYLEWAEGDPPVR; this is encoded by the coding sequence ATGACAGTACGGCATTGCTGGCGCCTTACGGTGCGCGACGAATTTTCCGCAGGGCATGCCCTGCGCCACTATCAGGGCAAGTGCGAACGCCTGCACGGTCACAACTTCGGCGTGGAGCTCTGTGTGGAGGGCCGCGATCTTACGCCGGGCACCGAACTGCTGCTTGATTTCAAGGTTCTGAAAACTGCGCTCAAGGATGCGCTGCGCGAGCTGGACCACTGCGTGCTCAACGACACGCCGCCCTTTGACCGCATCAACCCCTCCTCGGAAAATCTTTCCCGCCACATCTGGCGGAACGTGGCCGCCCGTCTGGCCGAAAGCCCGGACCCGCAGGCCCGCGCCGTGCGTCTGGTCAGCGTGAGCGTGTCGGAAAAGGGCAGCCAGAGCGCCACATATCTGGAGTGGGCCGAGGGTGACCCTCCGGTCCGCTGA
- a CDS encoding DUF6056 family protein: MLGAAIGITAVMAFFCAMTPWGYDDFNYGAGDGGPGTMFAAQIQEYRSWSGKFAGHFMARVLLHGPAWLHPLLTSVIFTDLVFSGVLLSLGVGWREKIRQTRETVEKRGHAFSGFIPVFSAGGIDRFSVCPHVVVAAIQECMNYSDIV, from the coding sequence GTGTTGGGGGCCGCCATAGGTATCACGGCGGTGATGGCTTTTTTTTGCGCCATGACGCCCTGGGGCTATGATGATTTCAATTATGGGGCGGGTGACGGCGGCCCGGGAACCATGTTCGCGGCCCAGATTCAGGAGTACAGGAGCTGGAGCGGGAAATTCGCAGGGCACTTTATGGCGCGTGTGCTGTTGCACGGGCCCGCCTGGCTGCATCCGCTGCTGACGTCCGTCATTTTCACGGACCTTGTTTTTTCCGGGGTGCTGCTGAGTCTGGGGGTGGGTTGGCGCGAGAAAATCCGCCAGACTCGGGAGACTGTGGAGAAACGCGGTCATGCGTTTTCCGGATTCATTCCCGTATTCTCCGCCGGTGGAATAGACCGGTTTTCGGTATGTCCACACGTCGTTGTGGCGGCGATTCAGGAGTGCATGAATTATAGCGATATTGTCTGA
- a CDS encoding sensor domain-containing diguanylate cyclase — translation MEHIALLTAEGIYHQIDSIFVKPINISLTMANDNLLKNFLIDEEQMADEGIFIQTLQSYLLAYKNKYHYDSVFLVSTGTNRYYNFNGINRILTPDNPENVWYYSFLKNPADYALNIDNDEAAHNEIVIFINCKITDQAGKTIGVVGVGFHVDYLQEIFKQYETKFGVKSYLVNGDGMIEVSSDQTGYQQTDLFSFCDFSCLRERIISEKEKYQYFWYGKEERKGYLVVQYVQNLEWYLIVDNDASVLTEQTRQQFFTGVMVVFGVVVPVLFVITYILRKYNVRIVNLAVEQEKRRSSVFQAETGKLYENIYEIDITHNRAASEATEVYFESLGVPRSTPYNEALRIIARKHIKTEYRRSYLDTFSPDNILRAYQAGRECLRYDFMISNNAGRSYYWMRITARIFYWDDDDSVRMFVYRQNVDKEKEHEQHLVEKMESDSLTGLYNKVATQEHIQRGLLQHPDKLFAFFILDIDNFKNVNDTCGHAAGDMVIAGFAEMLKNEFRNTDIVGRIGGDEFVVFAPAPSREWGEKKARDLVVDLRHDFTDGVTTCSISTSIGVAMVPEAGTEFETLYKNADSALYHTKQRGKNGFTIYRP, via the coding sequence ATGGAGCATATTGCCCTGCTGACGGCAGAGGGAATCTACCATCAGATAGATTCAATTTTTGTAAAACCTATCAATATCTCATTGACAATGGCCAATGACAATCTGCTGAAGAACTTCCTTATTGATGAAGAACAAATGGCGGACGAAGGAATATTTATACAAACACTTCAGAGTTATCTTTTGGCCTACAAAAATAAATATCATTATGATTCCGTGTTTCTGGTGTCCACTGGAACGAACCGCTATTACAACTTTAACGGTATCAATCGGATCCTGACGCCGGATAATCCAGAAAACGTATGGTATTATTCTTTTTTAAAAAATCCTGCGGATTACGCATTGAATATTGACAACGATGAAGCAGCCCATAATGAAATAGTGATTTTTATTAACTGTAAGATTACAGATCAGGCTGGAAAGACAATCGGAGTTGTGGGAGTCGGCTTCCATGTCGATTATTTGCAGGAAATATTCAAGCAATACGAAACTAAATTCGGCGTCAAATCCTATTTGGTCAATGGAGATGGAATGATTGAAGTTTCTTCGGATCAGACAGGTTATCAACAGACGGATTTATTTTCTTTCTGCGACTTCAGTTGCTTGCGAGAGCGGATTATCTCTGAAAAAGAAAAATACCAATATTTTTGGTATGGTAAAGAAGAACGAAAAGGCTATCTTGTTGTACAATATGTGCAGAATTTAGAATGGTATTTGATTGTCGACAATGATGCATCTGTCTTGACGGAACAGACAAGACAGCAGTTTTTTACAGGTGTTATGGTTGTTTTTGGGGTTGTAGTCCCTGTCTTATTCGTTATTACATATATTCTCCGCAAGTATAATGTGCGGATCGTCAACTTGGCAGTGGAGCAAGAGAAAAGACGCAGCTCGGTTTTTCAGGCTGAAACCGGAAAGCTGTATGAAAATATTTATGAGATTGACATCACCCATAACCGCGCGGCCAGCGAGGCTACCGAAGTCTATTTCGAAAGTCTGGGCGTGCCGAGGAGCACGCCGTATAACGAAGCCCTGCGGATTATTGCCCGGAAACATATAAAAACCGAATATCGCCGGAGCTATCTCGATACGTTCAGCCCGGACAATATCTTGCGGGCTTATCAGGCGGGCAGGGAATGCCTGCGCTATGATTTTATGATTTCCAATAACGCGGGACGGAGTTATTACTGGATGCGTATTACGGCCCGTATTTTTTATTGGGATGATGACGATTCGGTGCGCATGTTCGTGTACCGTCAGAATGTGGATAAGGAAAAAGAACATGAACAGCATCTGGTTGAAAAAATGGAGAGCGATTCCCTGACCGGGTTATACAACAAGGTGGCCACACAAGAGCATATTCAGCGAGGCCTTCTGCAGCATCCCGACAAGCTCTTCGCTTTTTTCATTCTTGATATCGATAACTTCAAGAATGTGAATGATACCTGCGGGCATGCCGCCGGCGATATGGTCATCGCGGGTTTTGCGGAAATGCTCAAAAACGAATTCCGGAATACCGACATCGTCGGCAGGATCGGCGGAGATGAATTTGTGGTGTTCGCTCCTGCGCCGTCACGGGAATGGGGGGAGAAAAAGGCCCGGGATCTGGTGGTGGATTTACGCCATGACTTTACGGACGGCGTAACCACCTGCTCCATTTCCACCAGCATCGGCGTGGCCATGGTGCCGGAGGCGGGTACGGAGTTTGAAACGTTGTACAAGAATGCGGACAGTGCGCTGTACCATACCAAACAGCGTGGTAAAAACGGCTTTACCATCTATCGGCCCTGA
- the dnaE gene encoding DNA polymerase III subunit alpha, with translation MSDFVHLHCHTEYSLLDGAIRIKDLCARAKDYGMPACAITDHGNMFGAAYFYAACKDFGIKPIFGCEVYVCHDHTDKTSELARRRHHLILLAQNEQGYHNLVKLVSHGFLDGFYYKPRVDKELLRRYAEGLTCLSACIAGEIPRAILAKDMDKALSLTREYADIYPGRFYLELQSNGLAEQEVVNNALLEIAETANLPLVATNDCHYLNADDADAHEVLLCIQTQTTMDDPKRMRFETRELYYKSIEEMEKPFAHVPEALANTMRIAETCNVELDFGHHYFPVYQLPEGASMESEFRRLAEEGLEKRLEKHPDRENIDPARYRERLQYELGVILEMGFPGYFLIVQEFINWAKNHGIPVGPGRGSAAGSLVAWSLRITNLDPLPYNLLFERFLNNERVSLPDIDVDFCERRRGDVIRHMVDTYGEGSVAQITTFGTMKAKGVVRDVGRALGMTFAETDRIAKLVPDDLKMTIKKALDLEPDLRKLYEEDQQVRHLLDTARRLEGLARHASTHAAGLVVSDKPMEEYLPLYLGKRGELVTQFDGPMTEKAGLVKFDFLGLKTMTLIQDTLDNISLQGQTPPDLDNLPLTDAETYELYARGDTDGVFQVESSGMRQYLRMLRPTCFEDVIAMLALYRPGPLGSGMVDEFIKRKHGQVPVVYPHDSLTECLRDTYGVIVYQEQVMQIAQIIASYTLGGADLLRRAMGKKKAEAMAKERVTFVAGAEKNGIAKEKANEIFDLMEKFAEYGFNKSHSAAYALISYFTAYLKVHYKVEFMAALLTSEMGNQDKLLKYVSCCKDMGIDVVQPSVNQSQREFTAHGGQVVFGLGGIKNVGDEAIREIVEARKEGGDYISLLDLCCRVNLRKVTKRVLESLIKGGACDCFNVSRAGMLAALEIVVARAQKKAKDKSSNQVSLLAMAPVVEAAPQPGVGLDCPEAMLPEMEDDLKLRAEKEALGFFLTSHPLQPYSREIRRLRLTTLEDARELFPGAEINCAVLVTTIKEVLTKSKGERMAFVGVEDLTGHAEVTFFPRSYAEARELIRAEQPLCLTARLDSQGDAAQDADEENTEDAPRELKLLGQSVRSLAEACGQNDTPVCVQIPAHRLGREDMLALKNILETYPGPVEAEALVCLDGCQCHLRLDKALKVRPGPELDKALAAWAS, from the coding sequence ATGTCCGATTTCGTCCATCTGCATTGCCATACCGAATACAGCCTGCTGGACGGCGCCATCCGCATCAAGGATCTCTGCGCCCGCGCCAAGGATTACGGCATGCCCGCCTGCGCCATCACCGACCACGGCAACATGTTCGGCGCGGCCTATTTCTACGCGGCCTGCAAGGATTTCGGCATCAAGCCTATTTTCGGCTGCGAGGTTTACGTCTGCCACGATCATACGGACAAGACCTCGGAACTGGCGCGCCGCCGTCACCACCTGATCCTCCTGGCCCAGAACGAGCAAGGCTATCATAATCTGGTCAAGCTGGTCAGCCACGGCTTTCTGGACGGTTTTTACTACAAGCCGCGCGTGGACAAGGAGCTGCTGCGCCGCTACGCCGAGGGCCTCACCTGCCTTTCGGCCTGCATCGCGGGCGAAATTCCCCGCGCCATCCTGGCCAAGGACATGGACAAGGCCTTGAGCCTGACCAGGGAATACGCGGACATCTATCCCGGCCGCTTCTACCTGGAATTGCAGTCCAACGGTCTGGCCGAACAGGAAGTCGTCAACAACGCCCTGCTGGAGATCGCGGAGACCGCCAACCTGCCCCTGGTGGCCACCAATGACTGCCACTATCTCAACGCCGACGACGCGGATGCCCATGAGGTTCTGCTCTGCATCCAGACCCAGACCACCATGGACGACCCCAAGCGCATGCGCTTTGAAACGCGCGAGCTCTACTACAAGTCCATCGAGGAGATGGAAAAGCCTTTCGCCCATGTGCCGGAGGCCCTCGCCAATACCATGCGCATCGCGGAAACCTGCAATGTGGAGCTGGATTTCGGCCACCACTACTTCCCGGTCTACCAGCTGCCCGAAGGGGCCAGCATGGAGTCCGAATTCCGCCGCCTGGCAGAGGAAGGCCTGGAAAAACGTCTGGAAAAGCACCCGGATCGCGAAAATATTGATCCGGCGCGCTACCGCGAGCGCCTGCAATACGAGCTCGGCGTCATTCTGGAAATGGGCTTTCCCGGCTATTTCCTCATCGTGCAGGAATTCATCAACTGGGCCAAGAACCACGGCATCCCGGTGGGGCCGGGGCGCGGCTCGGCGGCCGGTTCCCTGGTGGCCTGGTCCCTGCGCATCACCAACCTGGACCCCCTGCCCTACAATCTGCTGTTTGAACGCTTTCTGAACAACGAACGTGTCTCCCTGCCCGATATCGACGTGGACTTCTGCGAACGCCGCCGTGGCGACGTGATCCGCCACATGGTGGACACCTACGGCGAGGGCTCGGTGGCCCAGATCACCACCTTCGGCACCATGAAGGCCAAGGGCGTGGTGCGCGACGTGGGCCGCGCCCTCGGCATGACCTTCGCGGAGACGGACCGCATCGCCAAGCTGGTGCCCGACGACCTCAAAATGACCATCAAGAAGGCTCTGGACCTGGAGCCGGACCTGAGGAAACTCTATGAGGAGGACCAGCAGGTCCGGCATCTGCTGGACACGGCCCGCCGCCTGGAAGGCCTGGCCCGGCACGCCTCCACCCACGCCGCCGGGCTGGTGGTCTCTGACAAGCCCATGGAGGAATACCTGCCCCTCTATCTGGGCAAACGCGGCGAACTTGTGACCCAGTTCGACGGCCCCATGACCGAAAAGGCCGGGCTGGTCAAATTCGACTTTCTGGGCCTGAAGACCATGACCCTGATCCAGGACACCCTGGACAACATCAGCCTGCAGGGCCAGACCCCGCCGGATCTGGACAACCTGCCGCTCACGGACGCCGAGACCTACGAACTTTACGCGCGCGGCGACACGGACGGCGTCTTCCAGGTGGAAAGTTCGGGCATGCGCCAGTATCTGCGCATGCTCAGGCCCACCTGCTTCGAGGACGTCATCGCCATGCTGGCCCTTTACCGGCCCGGCCCGCTGGGTTCGGGCATGGTGGACGAATTCATCAAGCGCAAACACGGCCAGGTGCCGGTGGTCTATCCGCATGACTCGCTCACCGAATGCCTGCGCGATACCTACGGGGTCATCGTCTACCAGGAACAGGTCATGCAGATCGCCCAGATTATCGCCAGCTACACGCTGGGCGGGGCCGACCTGCTGCGCCGGGCCATGGGCAAGAAAAAAGCCGAAGCCATGGCCAAGGAGCGCGTAACCTTTGTGGCCGGGGCGGAAAAGAACGGCATCGCCAAGGAAAAAGCCAACGAAATCTTTGACTTGATGGAAAAATTCGCCGAATACGGCTTCAACAAGTCGCATTCGGCGGCCTATGCCCTGATCTCCTACTTCACGGCCTATCTCAAGGTGCACTATAAGGTGGAGTTCATGGCCGCCCTGCTCACCTCGGAAATGGGCAACCAGGACAAGCTGCTCAAATACGTCTCCTGCTGCAAGGACATGGGCATCGACGTGGTCCAGCCCTCGGTGAACCAGAGCCAGCGGGAATTCACGGCCCACGGCGGCCAGGTGGTCTTCGGCTTGGGCGGCATCAAGAACGTGGGCGACGAAGCCATTCGCGAAATTGTGGAGGCCCGCAAAGAAGGCGGCGACTACATTTCCCTGCTGGATCTCTGCTGCCGGGTCAATCTGCGCAAGGTCACCAAGCGCGTGCTGGAATCCCTGATCAAGGGCGGGGCCTGCGACTGCTTCAATGTTTCCAGAGCGGGCATGCTGGCCGCCCTGGAAATTGTGGTGGCCCGCGCCCAGAAAAAGGCTAAGGACAAGAGCTCCAACCAGGTTTCCCTGCTGGCCATGGCCCCGGTGGTGGAGGCCGCGCCCCAGCCCGGCGTGGGCCTGGACTGCCCGGAAGCCATGCTGCCGGAAATGGAGGACGACCTGAAACTGCGGGCCGAAAAGGAAGCTCTGGGCTTCTTCCTCACCAGCCACCCCCTGCAGCCTTACAGCCGCGAGATACGCCGCCTGCGTCTGACCACTCTGGAGGACGCGCGCGAGCTCTTCCCCGGCGCGGAAATCAACTGTGCCGTGCTGGTGACCACCATCAAGGAAGTGCTCACCAAGTCCAAGGGTGAGCGCATGGCCTTTGTGGGCGTGGAGGATCTCACCGGCCACGCGGAAGTGACTTTTTTCCCGCGCTCCTATGCCGAGGCCCGGGAGCTGATCCGGGCTGAGCAGCCCCTCTGTCTGACGGCTCGCCTGGACAGCCAGGGCGACGCCGCCCAGGATGCGGATGAGGAAAATACCGAGGACGCCCCGCGCGAACTCAAGCTCCTGGGCCAGAGCGTGCGGTCCCTGGCAGAAGCCTGCGGCCAGAACGACACGCCGGTCTGCGTGCAGATTCCGGCGCACCGCCTGGGCCGTGAGGATATGCTGGCCCTGAAAAACATTCTGGAAACCTACCCCGGCCCGGTGGAAGCCGAAGCCCTGGTCTGCCTGGACGGCTGCCAGTGCCATCTGCGCCTGGACAAGGCGCTCAAGGTGCGGCCCGGGCCGGAGCTGGACAAGGCCCTGGCCGCCTGGGCTTCATAG
- a CDS encoding HD domain-containing protein, which yields MNPDISPHEQWFAAYAARERAKEQGDPAPMDLKLRHTMAVLDNARRVTASEGFDAALTRACLLAALYHDVARFEQYLLYHTFRDRESCNHGLLGVKILKREARLAGEDNATRKIVPAAVGMHNRFSLPAHLPRETELAAHVVRDADKLDILRVMDEHLGGPGPYSPTVVLNLPDDPALAGEAVLRAALAGQVAAYADLRSVNDFRVLLGTWFFDMHFAASRRQFVEDGHARRLLEGLPQNATYGPVRVALLKRLDGARKRD from the coding sequence ATGAATCCGGATATCAGCCCGCATGAACAGTGGTTCGCGGCCTATGCCGCGCGAGAGCGCGCCAAGGAACAGGGCGACCCCGCGCCCATGGATCTCAAGCTCAGGCACACCATGGCCGTGCTGGACAACGCCCGCCGCGTAACGGCCAGCGAAGGCTTTGACGCCGCCCTGACCCGTGCCTGCCTGCTGGCCGCGTTGTATCACGACGTGGCCCGCTTTGAGCAGTATCTGCTCTATCATACCTTCCGGGACCGGGAATCCTGCAATCACGGCTTGCTGGGCGTGAAAATCCTCAAGCGCGAGGCGCGTCTGGCCGGGGAAGACAACGCCACGCGCAAGATCGTGCCGGCCGCCGTGGGCATGCACAACCGCTTTTCCCTGCCCGCGCATCTGCCGCGCGAAACGGAACTGGCCGCCCATGTGGTGCGCGACGCGGACAAGCTGGATATTCTGCGGGTCATGGATGAACATCTGGGCGGTCCCGGCCCGTACAGTCCCACCGTGGTCCTGAATCTGCCGGATGATCCCGCCTTGGCCGGAGAGGCGGTGTTGCGCGCGGCCCTGGCGGGACAGGTGGCGGCCTATGCCGATCTGCGCAGCGTCAATGACTTTCGCGTGCTGCTCGGCACCTGGTTTTTCGACATGCACTTCGCGGCCAGCCGCCGTCAGTTTGTGGAGGACGGCCATGCCCGGCGGCTTCTGGAAGGCCTGCCGCAAAACGCGACCTACGGCCCCGTGCGCGTGGCCCTGCTGAAGCGGCTTGACGGAGCCCGTAAGCGTGACTGA
- a CDS encoding DUF3179 domain-containing protein — MSRKRPSGACAAWRRRLPAPAVLATLVCLMWGLWATPLSARPQNLRQLSEITNKLTETSVSYGAIPALYRPRYDRVQDADLNMSQEDVVFVVMLPGGPRIYPQRFMVWHQVVNELIDDVAYAVTYCPITGTLMAYNASMNGLNLIFDLEGRLYDGNSVLIDRNSGSLWLQETGMAFDGPLLGRGMPTIPVFWTTWGAARRVYPDAPVLAQPRGSRPYGRDPYGSYLKKNTYYNNDILVYPVQRLDRRFARKTPMLCLEYENFLLAVDIAYVKKKGAVNFFLGPSALLAVHDPQLDVVRIYNRQIWAEPFLFVSQYGRLMDINTRSVWDPATGKALDGNMRGASMKQYFGGYSMWFAWYSLNPETLVIPGPGEVPADLLSLTPPGVDDPAGKSPPAKNGDAAGTRSSQP, encoded by the coding sequence TTGAGCCGCAAACGTCCTTCCGGCGCCTGCGCCGCATGGAGGCGGCGGCTGCCCGCCCCGGCGGTTCTGGCTACACTGGTCTGCCTGATGTGGGGTCTTTGGGCCACGCCGCTTTCAGCCCGCCCGCAAAATCTGCGGCAACTGTCCGAGATCACCAATAAACTGACCGAAACCAGCGTCAGTTACGGGGCCATTCCCGCGCTCTACCGCCCGCGCTACGACCGCGTGCAGGACGCGGATCTGAACATGAGCCAGGAGGACGTGGTCTTTGTGGTCATGCTGCCGGGCGGGCCGCGCATTTATCCGCAGCGCTTCATGGTCTGGCATCAGGTGGTCAACGAACTTATCGACGATGTGGCCTATGCCGTCACCTACTGCCCGATCACCGGCACGCTGATGGCCTACAACGCCTCCATGAACGGCCTGAACCTGATTTTTGATCTGGAGGGTCGCCTCTATGACGGCAACAGCGTGCTCATTGACCGCAATTCCGGCAGCCTCTGGCTCCAGGAGACGGGCATGGCCTTTGACGGACCGCTGCTGGGCCGGGGCATGCCCACCATTCCCGTGTTCTGGACGACCTGGGGCGCGGCGCGCCGGGTCTACCCCGACGCCCCGGTGCTGGCCCAGCCGCGCGGCAGCCGCCCCTACGGCCGCGATCCTTACGGGAGTTATCTCAAAAAAAACACATACTACAACAACGATATCCTGGTCTATCCGGTGCAGCGTCTGGACCGGCGTTTTGCCCGCAAAACGCCCATGCTCTGTCTGGAATACGAAAATTTTCTGTTGGCTGTCGATATCGCCTACGTCAAAAAGAAAGGCGCGGTGAACTTTTTTCTGGGACCGTCGGCCCTGCTGGCCGTGCATGATCCCCAACTGGACGTGGTCCGCATCTATAACCGCCAGATCTGGGCCGAGCCCTTTCTCTTCGTAAGCCAGTACGGCCGCCTTATGGACATCAATACGCGCAGCGTCTGGGATCCGGCCACGGGCAAGGCCCTGGACGGCAATATGCGGGGCGCGTCCATGAAGCAGTATTTCGGCGGCTATTCCATGTGGTTCGCCTGGTACAGCCTGAACCCGGAAACCCTTGTGATTCCCGGCCCCGGCGAAGTGCCCGCCGATCTGCTTTCGCTCACCCCGCCGGGCGTGGATGATCCGGCCGGGAAGAGCCCTCCAGCGAAGAACGGCGATGCGGCGGGTACGAGAAGCTCACAGCCGTAG
- the rfbD gene encoding dTDP-4-dehydrorhamnose reductase — MAKALVLGGATGLLGQALTRVLTERGWQVETLGRADGNLLEMPFLEERLAKADADAVFNAVAWTQVDDAEDHPEDALLMNRTLPDALARVLKALGRGHLVHFSTDFVFSGPHQTPWREDDAPHPAGVYGRTKLAGEEAVLRVLPERSCVVRTAWLFGPGRKNFVDTILAACQKRDAISVVHDQFGSPTYSLDLAQWSASLAEKEATGIWHAVNSGQASWCELACEAIALTAGPCRLEPIASSQWPQKAQRPVYSVLDTSKLSEFLGKKPRPWPQALRDFLFSEYVPGAHADKEGTH; from the coding sequence ATGGCTAAGGCCTTGGTTCTGGGGGGCGCTACCGGTCTTTTGGGTCAGGCGCTCACACGCGTGCTCACGGAACGCGGCTGGCAGGTGGAAACCCTGGGCCGCGCCGACGGCAATCTGCTGGAGATGCCCTTTCTTGAGGAACGCCTGGCCAAGGCGGACGCGGACGCGGTGTTCAACGCCGTGGCCTGGACGCAGGTGGACGACGCCGAGGACCATCCCGAGGACGCCCTGCTCATGAACCGCACCCTGCCCGACGCTCTGGCCCGCGTGCTCAAGGCGCTGGGGCGGGGACATCTGGTGCATTTCAGCACGGATTTCGTCTTTTCCGGCCCGCATCAGACCCCCTGGCGCGAGGACGACGCGCCGCATCCGGCCGGGGTCTACGGCCGCACCAAACTGGCCGGCGAGGAAGCCGTGCTGCGCGTGCTGCCCGAACGAAGCTGCGTGGTGCGCACGGCATGGCTGTTCGGACCGGGCCGCAAAAATTTCGTGGACACCATTCTGGCGGCCTGCCAGAAACGCGACGCCATCAGCGTGGTGCACGACCAATTCGGTTCGCCCACCTACAGTCTGGATCTGGCCCAATGGAGCGCAAGCCTGGCGGAAAAGGAGGCCACGGGCATCTGGCACGCGGTCAACAGCGGCCAGGCCAGCTGGTGCGAACTGGCCTGCGAGGCCATTGCCCTGACCGCCGGTCCCTGCCGTCTGGAGCCCATCGCCAGTTCCCAATGGCCCCAGAAGGCGCAGCGCCCGGTCTATTCCGTGCTGGACACCAGCAAGCTCAGCGAATTTCTGGGCAAGAAGCCACGCCCCTGGCCCCAGGCCCTGCGCGATTTTCTGTTCAGCGAATACGTGCCCGGCGCGCACGCCGACAAAGAGGGCACGCATTGA